From the Brassica napus cultivar Da-Ae chromosome A8, Da-Ae, whole genome shotgun sequence genome, one window contains:
- the LOC106361348 gene encoding DEK domain-containing chromatin-associated protein 3 isoform X2 gives MGEEDTKATVEPTATNTSSLEKSSEEKAGGKETHEEPKKDEEKAAEPEKMEIDAELKKDKELVVKSNEDDAGTDKIEEDVTVTKDEGQAEANEMDEDANGQKEQTGDGVSGGGTVEDTVMKKNVESGDTNNATDDEKQESKEADQKKAGKESEEDVINEGDKANGTKDEKAGDINEKDEKVETVDENNKEENVKEQNKEDDLAEEGKEEEHKEVEKAKVEDEERSEDENDNEQVESKPAKEDEKEERNDDKEDEKAESGDDKEEEKEKNKSSKKRGKGKSSGEKIRKKTKDEEEKKDSEPKTPFSDRPVRERKSVERLVAVIDTDSSKEFRIEKGPGAYLKDIPSVAYKVTRKKSDETLKLLHTILFGGRRGKAPQVKTNILSFSGFVWHGNEEKAKEKIKEKFDKCIKDKLVEFCEMFDIHVTKATTKEDIVTKLFEFLEKPHAKGDAPASEKEKSSKGAKRKRTPKKSSPAAVTSSSKRSAKSQRKSEEGTKAAKKSLALSEDESEEEKEEEKQEKEQKSAEEEENENGIPDKSEDEAPQPSESEEKDESEEEETPKKKKKRGSKLSAEKKESAGRARNKKASVAAKASPPEKVTQKRSSAKRKKTDDDSDTSPKASSKRKKSEKATKASTSTPSKSASKEKPVKGAGKGKEKTKGPSDKVLKNAIIKILKRVDFNTATFTDIIKELGKEFKDDLTPRKLSIKLMIQSELTKLAEEAEEEKIEDEKEEDAEKKKAGGSTGTEKEKEEDAEKEKAEGSAGSVKEKEEETVKEKAGGSAGSVKEKEEETVKEKAGGSAGSVKEKDEETVKEKAGGSAGSVKEKDEETVKEKAGGSAGSEKEKEEEAVKEKAGVSADGEEVKS, from the exons ATGGGGGAAGAAGATACAAAGGCAACCGTTGAGCCAACCGCAACAAATACTAGCTCTCTTGAAAAGTCATCAGAGGAGAAGGCTGGCGGTAAGGAAACACATGAAGAGCCGAAGAAGGATGAGGAGAAGGCGGCTGAACCAGAGAAAATGGAGATAGATGCTGAGTTAAAGAAAGATAAAGAGTTAGTGGTTAAGAGCAATGAAGACGATGCTGGGACTGATAAAATTGAAGAGGACGTTACTGTCACCAAAGATGAGGGTCAAGCAGAGGCTAACGAGATGGATGAAGATGCAAATGGACAGAAAGAGCAAACTGGTGATGGTGTTTCTGGAGGTGGTACTGTGGAAGATACTGTGATGAAGAAAAATGTGGAATCTGGAGATACTAACAATGCCACAGATGATGAAAAGCAAGAGAGTAAAGAAGCAGATCAGAAGAAAGCTGGGAAAGAATCAGAGGAGGACGTAATAAATGAAGGTGATAAGGCAAACGGAACAAAAGATGAGAAGGCAGGAGATATCAACGAGAAAGACGAAAAAGTGGAGACCGTTGATGAAAATAACAAGGAGGAGAATGTGAAGGAGCAGAATAAGGAGGATGATTTGGCTGAAGAAGGGAAAGAAGAGGAACATAAGGAAGTTGAAAAGGCAAAGGTGGAAGATGAAGAAAGAAGTGAGGATGAGAATGACAATGAACAAGTGGAGAGTAAACCTGCAAaggaagatgagaaagaagagaggAATGATGATAAGGAAGATGAAAAAGCTGAGAGCGGTGATGAtaaggaagaagagaaagagaagaacaaGAGTTCTAAAAAGCGTGGGAAAGGAAAGAGTTCTGGTGAAAAGATTCGCAAGAAGACAAAGGATGAGGAAGAAAAAAAGGATTCAGAACCAAAGACTCCTTTCTCTGATCGCCCTGTGCGTGAGCGCAAATCTGTTGAGAGGCTTGTCGCAGTGATTGATACAGACTCTTCCAAAGAATTCCGTATCGAAAAG GGGCCAGGTGCATATCTCAAAGACATTCCCAGCG TTGCTTACAAGGTAACTAGGAAGAAGTCTGATGAGACTCTGAAGTTGCTGCACACCATTCTATTTGGTGGGAGGAGAGGGAAG gctccTCAGGTCAAGACAAACATATTGAGCTTCTCAGGTTTTGTATGGCATGGAAATGAG GAAAaggcaaaagaaaaaataaaagagaagttTGATAAATGTATCAAAGACAAACTGGTGGAGTTTTGCGAAATGTTTGACATACATGTTACCAAGGCTACAACAAAG GAAGATATCGTCACGAAACTGTTTGAGTTTTTGGAGAAACCTCATGCGAAAGGCGACGCTCCAGCTAGTGAGAAAGAGAAG TCAAGTAAGGGAGCCAAACGCAAGAGAACTCCCAAGAAAAGCTCGCCTGCAGCTGTGACTTCATCCTCCAAACGATCAGCAAAG AGCCAACGAAAGTCTGAAGAAGGAACAAAGGCTGCCAAAAAGAGTTTAGCTCTTTCTGAAGATGAGTctgaagaggagaaagaggaagaaaaacaagaaaaggagCAGAAGAGTGCAGAAGAGGAGGAGAATGAAAATGGTATTCCCGATAAATCTGAGGATGAAGCACCTCAGCCTTCTGAAAGCGAGGAGAAAGATGAATCTGAGGAAGAGGAAAcgccgaagaagaagaagaaacgtggTTCTAAACTATCAGCTGAGAAGAAAGAATCAGCAGGGAGAGCCAGGAACAAGAAAGCGTCTGTCGCTGCAAAAGCCAGTCCACCCGAGAAAGTTACACAGAAGCGATCATCAGCAAAACGAAAGAAGACAGATGATGACAGTGATACAAGTCCAAAGGCGTCCTCTAAGAGGAAGAAGTCTGAAAAAGCTACCAAGGCCTCCACCTCTACCCCTTCAAAGTCTGCATCAAAAGAGAAGCCAG TTAAAGGAGCTGGAAAAGGGAAAGAAAAAACCAAAGGGCCAAGTGATAAAGTGCTGAAGAATGCAATCATTAAGATACTGAAAAGGGTCGACTTTAATACG GCTACATTCACGGACATCATCAAAGAACTTG GGAAGGAGTTCAAAGATGATCTCACCCCAAGAAAGTTATCTATAAAGCTGATGATCCAAAGTGAGCTCACCAAATTAGCAGAAGAGGCTGAAGAAGAAAAGATagaagatgagaaagaagaggatgcagagaagaagaaagcaggAGGGTCTACTGGTactgagaaagagaaagaagaggatGCAGAGAAGGAGAAAGCAGAAGGGTCTGCTGGTAGTgtgaaggagaaagaagaggaaacagTGAAGGAGAAAGCAGGAGGGTCTGCTGGTAGTgtgaaggagaaagaagaggaaacagTGAAGGAGAAAGCAGGAGGGTCTGCTGGTAGTGTGAAGGAGAAAGATGAGGAAACAGTGAAGGAGAAAGCAGGAGGGTCTGCTGGTAGTGTGAAGGAGAAAGATGAGGAAACAGTGAAGGAGAAAGCAGGAGGGTCTGCTGGTAGtgagaaggagaaagaagaggaagCAGTGAAGGAGAAAGCAGGAGTGTCTGCTGATGGTGAGGAGGTGAAATCCTAA
- the LOC106361348 gene encoding DEK domain-containing chromatin-associated protein 3 isoform X1, which yields MGEEDTKATVEPTATNTSSLEKSSEEKAGGKETHEEPKKDEEKAAEPEKMEIDAELKKDKELVVKSNEDDAGTDKIEEDVTVTKDEGQAEANEMDEDANGQKEQTGDGVSGGGTVEDTVMKKNVESGDTNNATDDEKQESKEADQKKAGKESEEDVINEGDKANGTKDEKAGDINEKDEKVETVDENNKEENVKEQNKEDDLAEEGKEEEHKEVEKAKVEDEERSEDENDNEQVESKPAKEDEKEERNDDKEDEKAESGDDKEEEKEKNKSSKKRGKGKSSGEKIRKKTKDEEEKKDSEPKTPFSDRPVRERKSVERLVAVIDTDSSKEFRIEKGPGAYLKDIPSVAYKVTRKKSDETLKLLHTILFGGRRGKAPQVKTNILSFSGFVWHGNEEKAKEKIKEKFDKCIKDKLVEFCEMFDIHVTKATTKEDIVTKLFEFLEKPHAKGDAPASEKEKSSKGAKRKRTPKKSSPAAVTSSSKRSAKSQRKSEEGTKAAKKSLALSEDESEEEKEEEKQEKEQKSAEEEENENGIPDKSEDEAPQPSESEEKDESEEEETPKKKKKRGSKLSAEKKESAGRARNKKASVAAKASPPEKVTQKRSSAKRKKTDDDSDTSPKASSKRKKSEKATKASTSTPSKSASKEKPEVKGAGKGKEKTKGPSDKVLKNAIIKILKRVDFNTATFTDIIKELGKEFKDDLTPRKLSIKLMIQSELTKLAEEAEEEKIEDEKEEDAEKKKAGGSTGTEKEKEEDAEKEKAEGSAGSVKEKEEETVKEKAGGSAGSVKEKEEETVKEKAGGSAGSVKEKDEETVKEKAGGSAGSVKEKDEETVKEKAGGSAGSEKEKEEEAVKEKAGVSADGEEVKS from the exons ATGGGGGAAGAAGATACAAAGGCAACCGTTGAGCCAACCGCAACAAATACTAGCTCTCTTGAAAAGTCATCAGAGGAGAAGGCTGGCGGTAAGGAAACACATGAAGAGCCGAAGAAGGATGAGGAGAAGGCGGCTGAACCAGAGAAAATGGAGATAGATGCTGAGTTAAAGAAAGATAAAGAGTTAGTGGTTAAGAGCAATGAAGACGATGCTGGGACTGATAAAATTGAAGAGGACGTTACTGTCACCAAAGATGAGGGTCAAGCAGAGGCTAACGAGATGGATGAAGATGCAAATGGACAGAAAGAGCAAACTGGTGATGGTGTTTCTGGAGGTGGTACTGTGGAAGATACTGTGATGAAGAAAAATGTGGAATCTGGAGATACTAACAATGCCACAGATGATGAAAAGCAAGAGAGTAAAGAAGCAGATCAGAAGAAAGCTGGGAAAGAATCAGAGGAGGACGTAATAAATGAAGGTGATAAGGCAAACGGAACAAAAGATGAGAAGGCAGGAGATATCAACGAGAAAGACGAAAAAGTGGAGACCGTTGATGAAAATAACAAGGAGGAGAATGTGAAGGAGCAGAATAAGGAGGATGATTTGGCTGAAGAAGGGAAAGAAGAGGAACATAAGGAAGTTGAAAAGGCAAAGGTGGAAGATGAAGAAAGAAGTGAGGATGAGAATGACAATGAACAAGTGGAGAGTAAACCTGCAAaggaagatgagaaagaagagaggAATGATGATAAGGAAGATGAAAAAGCTGAGAGCGGTGATGAtaaggaagaagagaaagagaagaacaaGAGTTCTAAAAAGCGTGGGAAAGGAAAGAGTTCTGGTGAAAAGATTCGCAAGAAGACAAAGGATGAGGAAGAAAAAAAGGATTCAGAACCAAAGACTCCTTTCTCTGATCGCCCTGTGCGTGAGCGCAAATCTGTTGAGAGGCTTGTCGCAGTGATTGATACAGACTCTTCCAAAGAATTCCGTATCGAAAAG GGGCCAGGTGCATATCTCAAAGACATTCCCAGCG TTGCTTACAAGGTAACTAGGAAGAAGTCTGATGAGACTCTGAAGTTGCTGCACACCATTCTATTTGGTGGGAGGAGAGGGAAG gctccTCAGGTCAAGACAAACATATTGAGCTTCTCAGGTTTTGTATGGCATGGAAATGAG GAAAaggcaaaagaaaaaataaaagagaagttTGATAAATGTATCAAAGACAAACTGGTGGAGTTTTGCGAAATGTTTGACATACATGTTACCAAGGCTACAACAAAG GAAGATATCGTCACGAAACTGTTTGAGTTTTTGGAGAAACCTCATGCGAAAGGCGACGCTCCAGCTAGTGAGAAAGAGAAG TCAAGTAAGGGAGCCAAACGCAAGAGAACTCCCAAGAAAAGCTCGCCTGCAGCTGTGACTTCATCCTCCAAACGATCAGCAAAG AGCCAACGAAAGTCTGAAGAAGGAACAAAGGCTGCCAAAAAGAGTTTAGCTCTTTCTGAAGATGAGTctgaagaggagaaagaggaagaaaaacaagaaaaggagCAGAAGAGTGCAGAAGAGGAGGAGAATGAAAATGGTATTCCCGATAAATCTGAGGATGAAGCACCTCAGCCTTCTGAAAGCGAGGAGAAAGATGAATCTGAGGAAGAGGAAAcgccgaagaagaagaagaaacgtggTTCTAAACTATCAGCTGAGAAGAAAGAATCAGCAGGGAGAGCCAGGAACAAGAAAGCGTCTGTCGCTGCAAAAGCCAGTCCACCCGAGAAAGTTACACAGAAGCGATCATCAGCAAAACGAAAGAAGACAGATGATGACAGTGATACAAGTCCAAAGGCGTCCTCTAAGAGGAAGAAGTCTGAAAAAGCTACCAAGGCCTCCACCTCTACCCCTTCAAAGTCTGCATCAAAAGAGAAGCCAG AAGTTAAAGGAGCTGGAAAAGGGAAAGAAAAAACCAAAGGGCCAAGTGATAAAGTGCTGAAGAATGCAATCATTAAGATACTGAAAAGGGTCGACTTTAATACG GCTACATTCACGGACATCATCAAAGAACTTG GGAAGGAGTTCAAAGATGATCTCACCCCAAGAAAGTTATCTATAAAGCTGATGATCCAAAGTGAGCTCACCAAATTAGCAGAAGAGGCTGAAGAAGAAAAGATagaagatgagaaagaagaggatgcagagaagaagaaagcaggAGGGTCTACTGGTactgagaaagagaaagaagaggatGCAGAGAAGGAGAAAGCAGAAGGGTCTGCTGGTAGTgtgaaggagaaagaagaggaaacagTGAAGGAGAAAGCAGGAGGGTCTGCTGGTAGTgtgaaggagaaagaagaggaaacagTGAAGGAGAAAGCAGGAGGGTCTGCTGGTAGTGTGAAGGAGAAAGATGAGGAAACAGTGAAGGAGAAAGCAGGAGGGTCTGCTGGTAGTGTGAAGGAGAAAGATGAGGAAACAGTGAAGGAGAAAGCAGGAGGGTCTGCTGGTAGtgagaaggagaaagaagaggaagCAGTGAAGGAGAAAGCAGGAGTGTCTGCTGATGGTGAGGAGGTGAAATCCTAA
- the LOC106361348 gene encoding DEK domain-containing chromatin-associated protein 3 isoform X3 produces MGEEDTKATVEPTATNTSSLEKSSEEKAGGKETHEEPKKDEEKAAEPEKMEIDAELKKDKELVVKSNEDDAGTDKIEEDVTVTKDEGQAEANEMDEDANGQKEQTGDGVSGGGTVEDTVMKKNVESGDTNNATDDEKQESKEADQKKAGKESEEDVINEGDKANGTKDEKAGDINEKDEKVETVDENNKEENVKEQNKEDDLAEEGKEEEHKEVEKAKVEDEERSEDENDNEQVESKPAKEDEKEERNDDKEDEKAESGDDKEEEKEKNKSSKKRGKGKSSGEKIRKKTKDEEEKKDSEPKTPFSDRPVRERKSVERLVAVIDTDSSKEFRIEKGPGAYLKDIPSVAYKVTRKKSDETLKLLHTILFGGRRGKAPQVKTNILSFSGFVWHGNEEKAKEKIKEKFDKCIKDKLVEFCEMFDIHVTKATTKEDIVTKLFEFLEKPHAKGDAPASEKEKSSKGAKRKRTPKKSSPAAVTSSSKRSAKSQRKSEEGTKAAKKSLALSEDESEEEKEEEKQEKEQKSAEEEENENGIPDKSEDEAPQPSESEEKDESEEEETPKKKKKRGSKLSAEKKESAGRARNKKASVAAKASPPEKVTQKRSSAKRKKTDDDSDTSPKASSKRKKSEKATKASTSTPSKSASKEKPGAGKGKEKTKGPSDKVLKNAIIKILKRVDFNTATFTDIIKELGKEFKDDLTPRKLSIKLMIQSELTKLAEEAEEEKIEDEKEEDAEKKKAGGSTGTEKEKEEDAEKEKAEGSAGSVKEKEEETVKEKAGGSAGSVKEKEEETVKEKAGGSAGSVKEKDEETVKEKAGGSAGSVKEKDEETVKEKAGGSAGSEKEKEEEAVKEKAGVSADGEEVKS; encoded by the exons ATGGGGGAAGAAGATACAAAGGCAACCGTTGAGCCAACCGCAACAAATACTAGCTCTCTTGAAAAGTCATCAGAGGAGAAGGCTGGCGGTAAGGAAACACATGAAGAGCCGAAGAAGGATGAGGAGAAGGCGGCTGAACCAGAGAAAATGGAGATAGATGCTGAGTTAAAGAAAGATAAAGAGTTAGTGGTTAAGAGCAATGAAGACGATGCTGGGACTGATAAAATTGAAGAGGACGTTACTGTCACCAAAGATGAGGGTCAAGCAGAGGCTAACGAGATGGATGAAGATGCAAATGGACAGAAAGAGCAAACTGGTGATGGTGTTTCTGGAGGTGGTACTGTGGAAGATACTGTGATGAAGAAAAATGTGGAATCTGGAGATACTAACAATGCCACAGATGATGAAAAGCAAGAGAGTAAAGAAGCAGATCAGAAGAAAGCTGGGAAAGAATCAGAGGAGGACGTAATAAATGAAGGTGATAAGGCAAACGGAACAAAAGATGAGAAGGCAGGAGATATCAACGAGAAAGACGAAAAAGTGGAGACCGTTGATGAAAATAACAAGGAGGAGAATGTGAAGGAGCAGAATAAGGAGGATGATTTGGCTGAAGAAGGGAAAGAAGAGGAACATAAGGAAGTTGAAAAGGCAAAGGTGGAAGATGAAGAAAGAAGTGAGGATGAGAATGACAATGAACAAGTGGAGAGTAAACCTGCAAaggaagatgagaaagaagagaggAATGATGATAAGGAAGATGAAAAAGCTGAGAGCGGTGATGAtaaggaagaagagaaagagaagaacaaGAGTTCTAAAAAGCGTGGGAAAGGAAAGAGTTCTGGTGAAAAGATTCGCAAGAAGACAAAGGATGAGGAAGAAAAAAAGGATTCAGAACCAAAGACTCCTTTCTCTGATCGCCCTGTGCGTGAGCGCAAATCTGTTGAGAGGCTTGTCGCAGTGATTGATACAGACTCTTCCAAAGAATTCCGTATCGAAAAG GGGCCAGGTGCATATCTCAAAGACATTCCCAGCG TTGCTTACAAGGTAACTAGGAAGAAGTCTGATGAGACTCTGAAGTTGCTGCACACCATTCTATTTGGTGGGAGGAGAGGGAAG gctccTCAGGTCAAGACAAACATATTGAGCTTCTCAGGTTTTGTATGGCATGGAAATGAG GAAAaggcaaaagaaaaaataaaagagaagttTGATAAATGTATCAAAGACAAACTGGTGGAGTTTTGCGAAATGTTTGACATACATGTTACCAAGGCTACAACAAAG GAAGATATCGTCACGAAACTGTTTGAGTTTTTGGAGAAACCTCATGCGAAAGGCGACGCTCCAGCTAGTGAGAAAGAGAAG TCAAGTAAGGGAGCCAAACGCAAGAGAACTCCCAAGAAAAGCTCGCCTGCAGCTGTGACTTCATCCTCCAAACGATCAGCAAAG AGCCAACGAAAGTCTGAAGAAGGAACAAAGGCTGCCAAAAAGAGTTTAGCTCTTTCTGAAGATGAGTctgaagaggagaaagaggaagaaaaacaagaaaaggagCAGAAGAGTGCAGAAGAGGAGGAGAATGAAAATGGTATTCCCGATAAATCTGAGGATGAAGCACCTCAGCCTTCTGAAAGCGAGGAGAAAGATGAATCTGAGGAAGAGGAAAcgccgaagaagaagaagaaacgtggTTCTAAACTATCAGCTGAGAAGAAAGAATCAGCAGGGAGAGCCAGGAACAAGAAAGCGTCTGTCGCTGCAAAAGCCAGTCCACCCGAGAAAGTTACACAGAAGCGATCATCAGCAAAACGAAAGAAGACAGATGATGACAGTGATACAAGTCCAAAGGCGTCCTCTAAGAGGAAGAAGTCTGAAAAAGCTACCAAGGCCTCCACCTCTACCCCTTCAAAGTCTGCATCAAAAGAGAAGCCAG GAGCTGGAAAAGGGAAAGAAAAAACCAAAGGGCCAAGTGATAAAGTGCTGAAGAATGCAATCATTAAGATACTGAAAAGGGTCGACTTTAATACG GCTACATTCACGGACATCATCAAAGAACTTG GGAAGGAGTTCAAAGATGATCTCACCCCAAGAAAGTTATCTATAAAGCTGATGATCCAAAGTGAGCTCACCAAATTAGCAGAAGAGGCTGAAGAAGAAAAGATagaagatgagaaagaagaggatgcagagaagaagaaagcaggAGGGTCTACTGGTactgagaaagagaaagaagaggatGCAGAGAAGGAGAAAGCAGAAGGGTCTGCTGGTAGTgtgaaggagaaagaagaggaaacagTGAAGGAGAAAGCAGGAGGGTCTGCTGGTAGTgtgaaggagaaagaagaggaaacagTGAAGGAGAAAGCAGGAGGGTCTGCTGGTAGTGTGAAGGAGAAAGATGAGGAAACAGTGAAGGAGAAAGCAGGAGGGTCTGCTGGTAGTGTGAAGGAGAAAGATGAGGAAACAGTGAAGGAGAAAGCAGGAGGGTCTGCTGGTAGtgagaaggagaaagaagaggaagCAGTGAAGGAGAAAGCAGGAGTGTCTGCTGATGGTGAGGAGGTGAAATCCTAA